The following are encoded together in the Acidimicrobiales bacterium genome:
- a CDS encoding alkaline phosphatase family protein, with protein sequence MTKPRSAATLAAVVAVALVASSCSGGSTANGQRVSGGPTGSYIVPAGIHKIKHVIVIQQENRSFDSYFGTYPGADGIPMQGGKPSVCVTNPATGSCDAPYVDHADVNGGGPHSQPNATADINGGKMDGFVGQAEAGRRGCLDPTDPACTNSSTPDVMGYHTESDIPNYWTYAKDFVLQDHMFEPNASWSLPAHLFLVSEWSAFCTQHNNPASCANALQTRPAERPANAPAIYGGQAGPTNGSNAGNKRRTPIANQAGQPVYAWTDLTYLLDKSHVGWGYYVVSGTEPDCENDAAESCAPIQQNASTPGIWNPLPWFDTVKADHQLGNIQSVDKFYAAAKSGTLPAVSWVVPSGTVSEHPPAPVSFGQSYVTSLINAVMKSPDWDSTAIFLAWDDWGGFYDQVVPPTVDQNGYGLRVPGIVVSPYAKSGSIDHQALSFDAYDKFIEDDFLKGQRIDPASDGRPDPRPDVRENQKVLGNLTDDFNFNQSPHSPVVLPVHPTTTLTGTPGPSQVPAAAKAADNDG encoded by the coding sequence GTGACCAAGCCGAGGTCGGCCGCGACCCTGGCTGCGGTCGTCGCCGTCGCGCTCGTGGCCAGTTCCTGTAGCGGCGGGTCGACGGCCAATGGGCAACGGGTGTCCGGAGGACCTACGGGCAGCTATATCGTGCCTGCCGGCATCCACAAGATCAAACATGTGATCGTGATCCAGCAGGAGAACCGATCCTTCGACAGCTACTTCGGTACGTACCCCGGAGCGGACGGCATCCCGATGCAGGGCGGAAAACCCAGCGTGTGCGTGACCAATCCCGCCACCGGGTCCTGCGATGCTCCCTATGTCGACCATGCGGACGTGAATGGGGGCGGACCCCACTCACAACCCAACGCAACGGCGGACATCAACGGCGGGAAGATGGACGGGTTCGTCGGGCAGGCCGAGGCCGGCCGGCGAGGCTGCTTGGATCCGACTGACCCGGCGTGCACCAACTCGTCGACACCGGACGTCATGGGGTACCACACCGAGAGTGACATCCCGAACTACTGGACCTACGCGAAGGACTTTGTCCTCCAGGACCACATGTTCGAGCCGAACGCTTCGTGGAGCCTTCCTGCACATTTGTTCCTGGTGTCCGAGTGGTCGGCCTTCTGCACCCAGCACAACAACCCAGCGAGCTGTGCGAACGCCCTGCAGACGCGACCCGCTGAACGGCCGGCGAACGCCCCGGCCATCTACGGTGGGCAGGCTGGGCCGACGAATGGCTCCAACGCGGGGAACAAGAGGCGTACTCCCATCGCCAATCAGGCCGGACAGCCCGTCTACGCCTGGACGGACCTGACTTATCTGCTCGACAAGTCGCATGTCGGATGGGGGTACTACGTGGTGAGTGGTACCGAGCCCGACTGCGAGAACGACGCCGCCGAGTCCTGTGCGCCCATTCAGCAGAACGCGAGCACACCCGGCATCTGGAACCCGTTGCCGTGGTTTGACACGGTCAAGGCCGACCACCAGCTGGGAAACATCCAGTCGGTCGACAAGTTCTACGCCGCCGCCAAGAGCGGAACCCTGCCGGCGGTGTCGTGGGTGGTGCCGTCGGGCACCGTGAGCGAGCATCCTCCTGCCCCGGTCAGCTTCGGGCAGAGCTACGTCACGAGCCTGATCAACGCGGTGATGAAGAGCCCCGACTGGGATTCGACGGCGATCTTCCTGGCCTGGGACGACTGGGGTGGGTTCTATGACCAGGTGGTGCCGCCGACCGTCGATCAGAACGGCTACGGGCTTCGCGTGCCAGGCATCGTCGTCAGCCCCTATGCGAAGAGCGGCTCCATCGACCACCAGGCACTGAGTTTCGACGCCTATGACAAGTTCATCGAGGATGACTTCCTGAAGGGGCAGCGGATAGACCCGGCCTCCGACGGGCGACCCGACCCGAGGCCGGATGTCCGGGAGAACCAGAAGGTCCTCGGCAACCTCACGGACGACTTCAACTTCAACCAGAGCCCGCATTCGCCGGTGGTCCTGCCCGTGCACCCCACCACGACGCTCACCGGTACACCCGGCCCCTCGCAGGTTCCCGCTGCCGCCAAAGCCGCCGACAATGACGGGTAG